The DNA region CGAACGCATTCGCCCATGTCCAGCGCCGCGTCAGCAATGGATTGACCAAAATTGGCATGGATATTGCTTTTCACGCAATGCCTAGCGCAAACCATGAGAGGAATAAGCCATGAAACTCATTATCGCCATCATCAAGCCGTTCAAGCTCGACGAGGTGCGAGTGGCTCTGTCCGGAATTGGCGTCCAAGGACTGACCGTCACTGAAGTCAAGGGTTTTGGACGCCAGAAGGGCCACACCGAACTTTATCGGGGCGCGGAATACGCCGTCGACTTCCTGCCCAAGCTGCGCGTGGACGCCGCGGTGCCGGACGACCTGGTCGAACAGGCCATCGAAACCATCGAGCAAGCCGCCCGCACGGGCAAGATCGGCGACGGCAAGATTTTTGTCGCCCCCCTGGAGCAGGTCATCCGCATCCGGACCGGCGAAGCAGGCGAAGCAGCACTGTAAATAACGAATAAAGACGCTATTGGAGCCATTACAAATGGATAAAGCAGATATCTCGTGGATGCTGGTATCGACACTGCTGGTGTTGATGATGGCAGTTCCCGGCCTGGCCCTGTTCTACGGCGGGTTGGTGCGCAGCAAGAACGTGTTGTCGGTATTGATGCAGGTCATGGGCACTTTCGTCCTGGGCCTGGTGCTGTGGTTCATCTACGGTTATTCGCTGGCCTTCACGGAAGGCAACGCCTTCTTCGGCGGTTTCTCCCGCGCCTTTTTCTCGGGCATGTTCTCGCCGGCCGACGGCAAGTACGCCATGTCGGCCACGCTGACCGAATTGCTGTTCGCCTCCTTCCAGGCGACCTTCGCCGGCATCACCTGCGCGCTGATAGTCGGCAGCTTCGCCGAACGCGCCCGCTTTTCCGCGGTGCTGGTGTTCACGGTGATCTGGTTTACCTTCGCCTACGTGCCCATCGCCCACATGGTGTGGTTCGCCTCGCCCACCGCGCCCGGCCTGATGAACGCCAAGGGCGCGCTGGACTTCGCCGGCGGCACGGTGGTGCACATCAACGCCGGTGTCGCCGGCCTGGTGGGCGCCTACGTGATCGGCAAGCGCGTGGGCTATGGCCGTGAAGCCATGCAGCCGCACAACCTGCCCATGGTCATGATCGGCGCTTCGCTGCTGTGGGTGGGCTGGTTCGGCTTCAACGCCGGCTCCGCGCTGATGTCGAATGAACAAGCCACCCTCGCCTTCTTCAACACCATGATCGCCACCGCCGCCGCCGTGCTGGCCTGGCTGTTCACGGAATGGGCGCTCAAGGGCAAGCCCTCCATGCTGGGCGCCGCCTCGGGCGCGGTGGCCGGCTTGGTCGCCATCACCCCCGCTGCCGGCCTGGTCGGCATGGTCGGCGCCTTCATCATCGGCATCGCCGGCGGCGTGATCTGCGTCTGGGGCGTGAACGGCCTGAAGCGCCTGCTCAAGGCGGACGACGCGCTGGACGTGTTCGGCGTGCACGGCGTGGGCGGCATCACCGGCGCCCTGCTGACCGGCGTGTTCAACGCCCAGGCGCTGGGCGGCCCGGGCCTGAAGACGGCCGGGGAAATCGGCGGCCAGGTGTGGGTGCAGTTCGAAGGCGTGGTCCTGACCATCGTCTGGTCCGGCATCGTCGCCTGGATCGCCTACAAGATCGCCGACATGGTCTGCGGCCTGCGCGTGCCGGAAGACGTCGAGCGCGAAGGCCTGGACATCACCTGCCACGGGGAATCGGCGTACCACAGCTAGGATCGGTATCGATCCCGGCCCTCACGGACAGGGCCGGGACGGAACACAAGGGGAAACGGGGCGCTCGCGAGCGCCCCGTTTTTTATGGTGCCGGCGCGGCCAAGTGAAGCCCACCCCGTACCCGCTTCGCGGGCCCCCTCAAGGGGGCGGCGTTGGCGGACCGGCGGAGCCGGATCCGCGACGCCCTGGATGGGCATTGAGGCTTGCGCCCGGCCTTTTCAAGGCTGATTGAGGGTTTCCAGGTCGACCGGCAGCGCGCGGTTGAGCACCGAGGCCACCTTCACGCGCAAGGCGTTGGAATGCGCGCGCCGGATCTCGCGCTTGACGTCCAGCAACTGCTGCGGATGCATGGAAAACTCGGTCAGGCCCAGCCCCAGCAGCAAGCGCGTGAGCTGCGCGTCGCCCGCCATTTCCCCGCACACGGCCACCGGCTTGCCGGCCCGTTCGCCGGCATTGATGGTGTGCGACAGCAGGCGCAGGATGGCCGGATGCAGCGCGTCGTACAAGGACGCCACCTGCACGTCGCCGCGATCGATGGCCAGCGTGTACTGGATCAGGTCGTTGGTGCCAATGGACAGGAAATCCAGCGCCTGGGCGAAGGGCTCGATGGCGATCGCGATGGCGGGCACCTCGACCATCGCGCCCAGCTCGATGTGCGGCGCGTAGGCCTGGCCGCGCGCATCCAGTTCCAGCCGCGCCGCGTCCAGCGCCTGCCGCGTGGCCACGACCTCGTGCATGTGCGAGACCATGGGAATCAGCAGGCGCACCGGGCCGTGCGCCGACGCGCGCAGGATGGCGCGCAACTGGGTGGCGAACATTTCCGGCCGCGCCAGGCAATAACGGATGGCGCGCTGGCCCAGGGCCGGGTTGATGGCCACCGTCGCCTCGTCGTCCAGCGTCTTGTCCGAGCCGATGTCCAGCGTGCGGATGGTCACCGGCCGGCCGGCCATGACCCGCAGCACCGAGGTATAGGCCTGGTACTGCTCCTCCTCGCCGGGCAACTGGCGGCGCCCCA from Bordetella genomosp. 10 includes:
- the amt gene encoding ammonium transporter; translation: MDKADISWMLVSTLLVLMMAVPGLALFYGGLVRSKNVLSVLMQVMGTFVLGLVLWFIYGYSLAFTEGNAFFGGFSRAFFSGMFSPADGKYAMSATLTELLFASFQATFAGITCALIVGSFAERARFSAVLVFTVIWFTFAYVPIAHMVWFASPTAPGLMNAKGALDFAGGTVVHINAGVAGLVGAYVIGKRVGYGREAMQPHNLPMVMIGASLLWVGWFGFNAGSALMSNEQATLAFFNTMIATAAAVLAWLFTEWALKGKPSMLGAASGAVAGLVAITPAAGLVGMVGAFIIGIAGGVICVWGVNGLKRLLKADDALDVFGVHGVGGITGALLTGVFNAQALGGPGLKTAGEIGGQVWVQFEGVVLTIVWSGIVAWIAYKIADMVCGLRVPEDVEREGLDITCHGESAYHS
- the glnK gene encoding P-II family nitrogen regulator, whose product is MKLIIAIIKPFKLDEVRVALSGIGVQGLTVTEVKGFGRQKGHTELYRGAEYAVDFLPKLRVDAAVPDDLVEQAIETIEQAARTGKIGDGKIFVAPLEQVIRIRTGEAGEAAL